The Hymenobacter oligotrophus genome has a window encoding:
- a CDS encoding DUF5686 and carboxypeptidase-like regulatory domain-containing protein, which translates to MKYRYAWVWLVAMLAASSSAFAQRIVFTGKITEAANGQPVPFASVYVKGTTFGTTADEDGRYELKVLQPVDSVTASAVGFKPRSKAVGKQPAQTVNIGLPSAAIALGEVTIRPTENPAYAILRKVQQHKKQNDKKELAAFEFDSYNRTEVSLSDITDRLARRKVIRDMTAVANGVGELARNAAGKPTVPVFASEVMSRYYVRHRPNREREEIKHTKLHGVAPKDGTLLSQVLGSSFQDYDFYPNWQVVMGKDFISPIADGWRITYDYDLEDSVMVGQDRCYQLKVFPRRPQDLAFTGRIWITTNSYALRRVDLEVDPKANINFVDQIRVYQDLAPSPAGPWLPQRTRVVVGLKPTKKQTGLLVRFTTVNSNFDANRPHELPFYDQPFAAAPEALKTPATFWEQHRPDTLSAQEQRTLAVLDSVGKLPSVRTFLEVADLVVNGYKELGPRGRFELGPIFSSYNYNNVEGHRLRLGFRSTPELNPNWLLQGYVAYGTRDGQFKYNLAADRILNRQNWTLFSVRHSHDVDLVALLDNDLALESPLFEAAARFGNIKPGLPVWRDMTSATAQTDLFHNFTQKVTLRHQRFDPLYNFAYYTSADHGPNAPTARQYSLSEVVFESRYAPDEVLIQNQNRRYAVGLMKWPVFTFRYTLGLPDVLGSDFEYHKFNFTMTHSVQLGQLGRTEYIVDAGYIPSTVPYPVLKSHLGNESFIYTSNAYNLMRYFEFVSDRYASLHAEHYFEGLFVNAVPLLKKLDWRLLASGNVLYGGVSQANRDATPAIDASGAPLPTFRPLGSTPYLEVGYGVENIFKFLRVDFLHRLTYRDLPGARDFGVKLCAQFKL; encoded by the coding sequence ATGAAGTACCGTTACGCTTGGGTTTGGCTGGTGGCAATGCTGGCCGCTTCGAGCTCCGCGTTTGCACAGCGAATTGTATTTACCGGGAAGATAACCGAAGCCGCCAACGGCCAACCGGTGCCATTCGCATCGGTGTATGTGAAAGGCACCACGTTTGGCACCACCGCCGACGAAGACGGCCGCTACGAGCTCAAGGTGCTGCAGCCAGTGGATTCAGTTACGGCTTCGGCCGTGGGGTTTAAGCCGCGCAGCAAGGCCGTAGGCAAGCAGCCCGCCCAGACCGTAAACATTGGCCTGCCCTCGGCCGCCATTGCCCTAGGTGAGGTAACCATCCGGCCCACCGAGAACCCGGCCTACGCCATTCTGCGCAAGGTGCAGCAGCACAAAAAGCAGAACGACAAGAAGGAGCTGGCGGCGTTTGAGTTCGACAGCTACAACCGCACCGAGGTGTCGCTGTCGGACATTACCGACCGGCTGGCGCGCCGCAAGGTTATCCGCGACATGACGGCCGTAGCCAACGGCGTGGGCGAGCTGGCGCGCAACGCGGCGGGCAAGCCCACGGTGCCGGTGTTTGCCTCGGAGGTGATGTCGCGGTACTACGTGCGGCACCGCCCCAACCGCGAGCGGGAGGAAATAAAGCACACTAAGTTGCACGGCGTGGCGCCCAAAGACGGCACGCTGCTTTCGCAGGTACTGGGCTCTTCGTTTCAGGATTACGACTTCTACCCGAACTGGCAGGTGGTGATGGGCAAGGACTTCATCTCGCCCATTGCCGACGGCTGGCGCATTACCTACGACTACGACCTCGAAGACTCGGTGATGGTGGGCCAAGACCGCTGCTACCAGCTGAAGGTGTTTCCGCGCCGCCCGCAGGATCTGGCCTTTACGGGCCGCATCTGGATTACCACCAACTCCTACGCCCTGCGCCGCGTCGACCTGGAGGTAGACCCCAAGGCCAACATCAACTTCGTGGACCAAATACGGGTGTACCAGGATTTGGCGCCCTCGCCGGCCGGGCCGTGGTTGCCGCAGCGCACCCGCGTAGTGGTGGGCCTGAAGCCGACCAAAAAGCAAACCGGCTTGCTGGTGCGCTTCACCACCGTCAACAGCAACTTCGACGCCAACCGCCCGCACGAGTTGCCCTTTTACGACCAGCCCTTTGCCGCCGCGCCCGAAGCCCTGAAAACGCCGGCAACCTTTTGGGAGCAGCACCGGCCCGATACGCTCTCGGCGCAGGAGCAGCGCACCCTCGCAGTGCTCGACTCGGTGGGCAAGCTGCCCTCGGTGCGCACCTTCCTGGAGGTGGCCGATTTGGTGGTGAACGGTTACAAAGAACTAGGCCCGCGCGGCCGGTTCGAGCTAGGGCCCATTTTCAGCTCGTACAACTACAACAACGTGGAGGGCCACCGCCTGCGCCTGGGTTTCCGAAGCACGCCCGAGCTAAACCCCAATTGGCTGTTGCAAGGCTACGTGGCCTACGGCACCCGCGACGGGCAGTTCAAGTACAACCTCGCGGCCGACCGCATCCTGAATCGGCAGAACTGGACGCTTTTTAGCGTACGCCACAGCCACGACGTAGACCTAGTAGCCCTGCTCGATAACGACCTGGCCCTCGAAAGCCCGTTGTTTGAGGCCGCGGCGCGCTTCGGCAACATCAAGCCCGGCCTGCCGGTGTGGCGCGACATGACGAGCGCAACGGCGCAAACCGACCTGTTCCACAACTTCACCCAAAAGGTGACGCTGCGCCACCAGCGCTTCGATCCGTTGTACAACTTCGCGTACTACACCAGCGCCGACCACGGCCCCAACGCCCCCACGGCGCGGCAGTATTCTCTGTCGGAGGTGGTGTTTGAGTCGCGCTACGCCCCCGACGAGGTGCTGATTCAGAACCAGAACCGCCGCTACGCCGTGGGCCTGATGAAGTGGCCGGTGTTTACGTTCCGCTACACCTTGGGCCTGCCCGATGTGCTGGGCAGCGACTTCGAGTACCACAAGTTCAACTTCACGATGACGCACAGCGTGCAGCTGGGCCAGTTGGGGCGTACCGAGTACATCGTGGATGCGGGCTACATCCCGAGCACGGTGCCGTACCCGGTGCTCAAGTCGCACCTAGGCAACGAGTCGTTCATCTACACTTCCAACGCCTACAACCTCATGCGCTACTTCGAGTTCGTGAGCGACCGGTACGCCTCGTTGCACGCCGAGCACTACTTCGAGGGCTTGTTCGTGAACGCGGTGCCGCTGCTCAAAAAGCTCGATTGGCGCCTGCTGGCCTCGGGCAATGTGCTGTACGGCGGCGTAAGCCAAGCCAACCGCGACGCCACACCGGCCATCGATGCCAGCGGGGCCCCGCTGCCTACGTTTAGGCCCCTGGGTAGCACGCCTTACCTGGAGGTAGGCTACGGCGTCGAGAACATCTTCAAGTTTTTGCGGGTCGATTTTCTGCACCGCCTGACTTACCGCGACTTGCCCGGCGCCCGCGACTTCGGCGTTAAACTCTGTGCCCAGTTTAAGCTGTAG
- a CDS encoding helix-turn-helix transcriptional regulator: METFFEFRTAELTDNCQTELQQHANVVQADTLWRNPAGSTAKFTDYFLDGFQLTSMSGKLLQPLKAELEVNNPWVGMLFQFDGDTHSRSCASRPMTLGASRQNVVGDETTRNHYTFQGEQSGRDFHMFSVHLTPEFFRNLVTSNAEWLRMHERRLGRAEPFVLIPDGVAVTPMMRAIIQQIAECPYSGALKKMFLEARFLDLFVEQHEQMARSLYRLSTTERDLFYAIRDFLDAHYANPPSLLELARQFGTNDFKLKKGFKDLFGTTVFGYVAERRLAVAHQLITHTEQPLQEVAESVGFTNPAHFATAFKRKFGMAPSQMRRSRYTVPDTGAWMQLA, encoded by the coding sequence ATGGAGACCTTTTTCGAGTTCCGCACGGCCGAGCTCACCGACAATTGCCAAACCGAGCTTCAGCAGCACGCCAATGTGGTGCAGGCCGATACGCTGTGGCGCAATCCCGCGGGTAGTACCGCCAAATTCACCGATTATTTTCTCGATGGGTTTCAGCTTACCAGCATGAGCGGCAAGCTGCTGCAGCCGCTGAAGGCCGAGCTAGAGGTAAACAACCCGTGGGTGGGCATGCTGTTTCAGTTCGACGGCGACACGCACTCGCGCAGCTGCGCCAGCCGCCCCATGACCCTGGGTGCCAGCCGCCAAAACGTGGTGGGCGACGAAACCACCCGCAACCACTACACCTTTCAAGGCGAGCAGAGCGGGCGCGACTTTCACATGTTTTCGGTGCACCTCACGCCCGAGTTCTTCCGCAACCTCGTTACGAGCAACGCCGAGTGGCTGCGCATGCACGAGCGGCGCCTGGGCCGTGCCGAACCTTTTGTGCTGATACCCGATGGCGTGGCCGTAACGCCCATGATGCGCGCCATCATTCAGCAAATTGCCGAGTGCCCCTACTCGGGCGCCCTCAAAAAGATGTTTCTGGAAGCGCGCTTTCTGGACTTGTTTGTGGAGCAGCACGAGCAAATGGCGCGCAGCCTCTACCGCCTCTCCACCACCGAGCGCGACTTGTTCTACGCCATTCGCGACTTCCTGGACGCGCACTACGCCAACCCGCCCAGCCTGCTGGAGCTGGCCCGGCAGTTCGGCACCAACGATTTCAAGCTGAAAAAGGGCTTCAAAGACCTGTTCGGCACCACCGTGTTCGGCTACGTGGCCGAGCGCCGCCTCGCCGTAGCGCACCAGCTGATTACCCACACCGAGCAACCGCTGCAAGAGGTAGCCGAGTCGGTGGGTTTTACCAACCCCGCGCACTTTGCTACCGCTTTCAAGCGCAAGTTTGGCATGGCGCCCTCGCAAATGCGCCGCTCGCGCTACACCGTACCCGATACCGGTGCCTGGATGCAGTTGGCCTAG
- a CDS encoding DNA/RNA non-specific endonuclease — protein MKKHLLQRSKWPLLLVLLCLQLHTSNAAGSLTWFTPPSAATQETFETGTKPDYGTGSVALGSGTWALNDAVLASSAADRKNGSQAVRLQQAGTLTMDFYLPNGAASVTVQHAVYGTDGSSSWELWAQPEACGCNKWTKVGATVLTTSSTLQSAAFTVNIPGKVKFQIRKTSGGAARLNIDDFTAVEYGETPTSVDNDHMALGNPSGATADVNNPNNYLMRKPQFALSYSRDRGTPNWVSWHLDIADRGSVNRQEDFRADPDVPAGWYQVQGSSYLGSGFDRGHNCPSADRTSSPENNSATFLMTNMIPQAPQNNQGTWANLENYTRSFLPGNEVYVIMGSYGVGGKNASDVTNNTVTNTIDQGRVTVPKRVWKVVVVLPVGNNDVSRINANTRIIAIDTPNENSISPDWGNYRTSVDKIEEATGLDLLSGLPVEVQAIIESKVDNGPVL, from the coding sequence ATGAAGAAACACCTACTGCAACGCAGCAAATGGCCTTTGTTGCTCGTTTTGCTTTGCTTACAGCTGCACACCAGCAATGCTGCAGGCAGCTTAACTTGGTTTACCCCGCCTAGTGCCGCCACGCAAGAAACATTCGAAACAGGTACCAAACCAGATTACGGCACCGGCAGCGTTGCCCTCGGGTCCGGCACTTGGGCGCTCAACGACGCTGTGCTGGCCAGTTCGGCCGCCGACCGCAAAAACGGCAGCCAGGCCGTGCGCTTGCAGCAAGCCGGCACGCTTACCATGGATTTTTACCTGCCCAACGGCGCGGCCAGCGTAACGGTGCAGCACGCCGTTTACGGCACCGATGGCAGCAGCAGCTGGGAACTGTGGGCGCAGCCCGAGGCCTGCGGCTGCAACAAGTGGACGAAGGTAGGCGCTACCGTACTGACGACGAGCAGCACCTTGCAGTCGGCCGCTTTTACCGTGAACATCCCGGGCAAGGTGAAATTCCAGATTCGGAAAACCTCGGGCGGCGCGGCCCGGCTGAACATCGACGACTTTACGGCGGTGGAGTACGGCGAGACCCCCACTTCCGTCGACAACGACCACATGGCCCTGGGCAACCCCAGCGGCGCCACTGCCGATGTAAACAACCCCAACAACTACCTCATGCGCAAGCCTCAGTTTGCGCTCAGCTACTCGCGCGACCGGGGCACGCCCAACTGGGTATCGTGGCACCTGGATATTGCGGACCGGGGCAGTGTTAACCGGCAGGAGGATTTCCGGGCCGACCCGGATGTGCCCGCCGGCTGGTACCAGGTGCAGGGCAGCTCGTACCTAGGCTCGGGCTTCGACCGCGGCCACAACTGCCCTTCGGCCGACCGCACTTCCAGCCCCGAGAACAACTCGGCCACGTTCCTGATGACGAACATGATTCCGCAGGCACCGCAAAACAACCAAGGCACCTGGGCCAACCTCGAGAACTACACGCGCTCCTTCCTGCCCGGCAACGAGGTGTACGTCATCATGGGCAGCTACGGCGTGGGCGGCAAAAACGCTAGCGACGTGACGAACAACACCGTTACGAACACCATTGACCAGGGCCGGGTAACGGTGCCCAAGCGTGTGTGGAAGGTAGTAGTGGTGTTGCCGGTGGGCAACAACGATGTGTCGCGCATCAACGCCAACACGCGCATCATTGCCATCGACACGCCCAACGAAAACTCGATCAGCCCGGATTGGGGCAACTACCGCACCAGCGTCGACAAAATTGAGGAAGCTACGGGGCTCGACTTGCTTTCGGGCCTACCGGTAGAAGTGCAGGCCATTATCGAATCGAAAGTAGACAATGGCCCGGTACTCTAA
- a CDS encoding bifunctional alpha,alpha-trehalose-phosphate synthase (UDP-forming)/trehalose-phosphatase: protein MPRTIIVSNRLPTKVKRVDDGLSFSPSEGGLATGLGSVYQQDDNVWVGWPGLYLDSEDEEHHVTEQLRADSMAPVFLTEDEIRDYYEGFSNETLWPTFHYFAQYAVFEPAYWQAYEAVNRKFCEAVVAQAGPDDTIWIQDYQLLLLPGMLRQVLPHATIGFFLHIPFPSYELFRAVPWRRQLLEGMLGADLIGFHTYGYMRHFLSSVERLLGCPNQNGLVESGNRTVMVDAFPMGIDYDKYAEVAASAEAQALEAEYRQALADQQVVISIDRLDYTKGIAQRLRAFELLLQRHPELHNKVTLLMLVVPSRDQVQQYKQLKEEIDELVGRINGDYRTISWSPIQYFYRSYPLEELSALYRVADVALVSPMRDGMNLVAKEFVASRLDQRGVLILSERAGAARELSDALIINPTDMAQVADAMYQALTMPLEEQQQRMASLQAIVRRYNVHAWVELFMNRLAYSKIKQKIMDTDTLDEPAQLLMTQEFRQAQNRLLLLDYDGTLMPFQTNPQQVRPDAELRRLLQALTADERNRVVIISGRDRATLSEWLGDLPLDFITEHGVWLKEREGDWHMIQPLRNDWKRDIRPILELHVSRTAGAFVEEKEFSLVWHYRRVDPDLGGMRARELAAHLNFIGSGSGLHILEGNKVVEIRNAGIDKGVAAAYWVRQFAPDFILAMGDDRTDEDTFRAMPPEAYTVKVGARPRSLARYHIEGPEHVRQVLSDLLG, encoded by the coding sequence ATGCCTCGTACTATTATTGTCTCTAACCGGCTTCCTACCAAAGTAAAACGCGTCGACGACGGCCTCTCCTTTTCGCCCAGCGAAGGCGGGCTGGCCACCGGCCTGGGTTCGGTATACCAGCAAGACGACAACGTATGGGTTGGCTGGCCCGGCCTGTACCTCGACAGCGAGGACGAAGAACATCACGTAACCGAGCAGCTACGCGCCGACAGCATGGCGCCGGTATTTCTGACCGAAGACGAAATCCGGGACTACTACGAGGGCTTCAGCAATGAAACCCTGTGGCCCACTTTTCACTACTTCGCGCAGTACGCTGTGTTCGAGCCCGCGTATTGGCAGGCTTACGAGGCCGTGAACCGCAAGTTTTGCGAAGCCGTGGTAGCCCAAGCCGGCCCCGACGACACCATCTGGATTCAGGATTACCAGCTGCTGCTGCTGCCGGGCATGTTGCGCCAGGTGCTGCCGCACGCTACCATCGGTTTTTTCCTGCACATTCCGTTTCCGTCGTACGAGCTGTTTCGGGCGGTGCCGTGGCGGCGGCAATTGCTCGAGGGCATGCTCGGGGCCGACCTCATCGGCTTTCATACCTACGGCTACATGCGCCATTTCCTGAGCTCGGTGGAGCGCCTGCTGGGCTGCCCCAACCAAAACGGCTTGGTGGAGTCGGGCAACCGCACCGTGATGGTGGACGCCTTCCCGATGGGCATCGATTACGACAAGTACGCCGAGGTGGCTGCTTCGGCCGAGGCGCAGGCCCTGGAAGCCGAATACCGCCAAGCGCTGGCCGATCAGCAGGTAGTAATCAGCATCGACCGCCTCGATTACACCAAAGGCATTGCCCAACGGCTGCGGGCTTTTGAGCTGCTGCTACAGCGCCACCCCGAGCTGCACAACAAGGTGACGCTGCTGATGCTAGTGGTGCCCTCGCGCGACCAAGTGCAACAGTACAAGCAACTGAAAGAGGAAATCGACGAGTTGGTAGGGCGCATCAACGGCGATTATCGCACCATCAGCTGGTCGCCCATTCAGTACTTCTACCGCTCGTACCCGCTCGAGGAGCTAAGTGCTTTATACCGCGTGGCCGACGTGGCGCTGGTATCGCCGATGCGCGACGGCATGAACCTGGTGGCCAAGGAGTTTGTGGCCAGCCGCCTCGATCAGCGCGGCGTGCTGATACTGAGTGAGCGGGCCGGTGCCGCGCGCGAGCTTTCCGATGCGCTCATTATCAACCCCACCGACATGGCGCAGGTGGCCGACGCCATGTACCAGGCCCTGACCATGCCCCTGGAGGAACAACAGCAGCGCATGGCCAGCCTGCAGGCCATTGTGCGGCGCTACAACGTGCACGCGTGGGTGGAGCTGTTCATGAACCGCTTGGCGTACAGCAAGATCAAGCAGAAGATCATGGACACGGATACGCTGGACGAGCCCGCGCAACTGCTGATGACGCAGGAGTTCAGACAGGCCCAAAACCGCCTGCTGCTGCTTGACTACGACGGCACACTAATGCCTTTTCAGACCAACCCCCAGCAGGTACGCCCCGATGCCGAGCTGCGCCGCTTGCTACAGGCCCTTACCGCCGACGAACGCAACCGCGTGGTCATTATTTCGGGCCGCGATAGGGCCACGCTCTCCGAATGGCTCGGCGATTTGCCGCTCGATTTCATTACCGAGCACGGTGTGTGGTTGAAAGAGCGCGAAGGGGACTGGCACATGATTCAGCCCCTGCGCAACGATTGGAAACGCGACATCCGGCCCATTCTGGAGCTGCACGTAAGCCGCACGGCCGGGGCGTTTGTCGAGGAAAAGGAATTTTCGCTGGTGTGGCATTACCGCCGCGTCGATCCGGACCTAGGCGGCATGCGTGCCCGCGAGCTAGCCGCTCACCTCAACTTCATTGGCAGCGGCAGCGGCTTGCACATTTTGGAGGGCAACAAGGTGGTTGAAATCCGAAACGCCGGCATCGATAAGGGCGTGGCCGCTGCCTACTGGGTGCGGCAGTTTGCGCCCGATTTTATTCTGGCTATGGGCGACGACCGCACCGACGAAGATACCTTCCGGGCTATGCCGCCCGAGGCGTACACCGTAAAGGTAGGTGCCCGCCCTAGGTCGCTGGCCCGCTACCACATCGAGGGGCCCGAGCACGTACGCCAAGTACTTTCGGACTTGCTTGGGTAA
- a CDS encoding glycoside hydrolase family 15 protein: MSNRHTYDLGVIGNCAYLALIHQDTSLQWLCWPRFDSGFVFGSLLDRQQGGEFTLRPAEGEFRTHQYYLDNTNILCTEVESAQGRYRVTDFAPRFQQYERYYKPLMLIRKLEPLAGTPRVRAVCRPVGDYGRQVLSPRRSSNHISFMGLSEEVRLTSNVPLSYILDEEDFALTETKYLVLTYGAPLEAALESTCERFLRETTQYWRQWVKSTSISNFYQPQVIRSGLVLKLHQYEDTGAIIAATTTSLPEAPGSTRNWDYRYCWMRDTYYILTAFNNIGHFEEMEQYFHFIANISTKVRDKYQPLYSISGNSELIEQELSHLAGYLGNQPVRIGNDAYTHIQNDVYGQVLVALLPLYVDQRFVTKERVHSEKLMYDALSFIERTMEQPDAGLWEFRNLAQFHCYTYLFHWAGAHAAHKVANNLGNADMAGLAERLMHQAGQKIEACFSPARQVYTNAIGSLHLDASTMQLIMMGYLRPDSEVARTHLAALEAELKTPEGLFYRYRHADDFGTPETTFLICSFWYIEALACVGRLDDAVREFEKLLGYTNHLGLLSEDVDARTGSQWGNFPQAYSHVGLVNAAYRISKKLDMPNFL, from the coding sequence ATGAGCAACCGACACACTTACGACCTAGGCGTAATCGGCAACTGCGCCTACTTGGCGCTTATTCATCAGGATACCAGCCTGCAGTGGCTGTGCTGGCCCCGCTTCGACAGCGGCTTTGTATTCGGCAGCCTGCTCGATCGGCAGCAGGGCGGCGAGTTTACGCTGCGGCCCGCCGAAGGCGAATTTCGCACGCACCAGTACTACCTCGACAACACCAATATTTTGTGTACCGAGGTAGAGTCGGCGCAGGGGCGCTACCGCGTTACCGATTTTGCCCCCCGGTTTCAGCAGTACGAGCGTTACTACAAGCCGCTGATGCTGATTCGGAAGCTCGAACCTTTGGCCGGCACCCCCCGGGTACGGGCCGTTTGCCGCCCCGTGGGCGACTACGGCCGGCAGGTGCTCAGCCCGCGCCGCTCCTCCAACCACATCAGCTTTATGGGCTTATCCGAGGAGGTGCGCCTGACCTCTAACGTGCCGTTGAGCTACATTTTGGATGAGGAAGATTTCGCCCTCACCGAAACCAAGTATTTGGTTCTCACCTACGGCGCGCCCCTCGAGGCCGCGCTCGAAAGCACCTGCGAGCGGTTTTTGCGCGAAACCACGCAGTACTGGCGCCAGTGGGTAAAAAGCACCAGCATCAGCAACTTTTACCAACCGCAGGTAATCCGCTCGGGCTTGGTGCTGAAGCTGCACCAGTACGAAGACACGGGCGCCATCATCGCGGCTACCACTACCTCGCTGCCCGAGGCGCCGGGCTCCACGCGCAACTGGGACTATCGCTACTGCTGGATGCGCGACACCTACTACATCCTCACGGCCTTCAACAACATTGGCCACTTCGAGGAGATGGAGCAGTACTTCCACTTCATCGCCAACATCTCCACGAAGGTGCGCGACAAATACCAGCCGCTGTACTCCATCAGCGGCAACTCCGAGCTTATCGAGCAGGAGCTTTCGCACCTGGCCGGCTACCTGGGCAACCAGCCGGTGCGCATCGGCAACGATGCCTACACGCACATCCAAAACGATGTGTACGGGCAGGTGTTGGTGGCGCTGCTGCCGCTTTACGTCGATCAGCGCTTTGTTACCAAAGAGCGGGTGCACTCCGAAAAACTCATGTACGATGCCCTGTCGTTTATTGAGCGCACCATGGAGCAGCCCGACGCCGGCCTGTGGGAGTTCCGCAACCTAGCGCAGTTTCACTGCTATACCTACCTCTTTCACTGGGCTGGTGCGCATGCCGCCCACAAGGTGGCCAACAACCTAGGCAACGCCGATATGGCTGGCTTGGCCGAGCGCCTGATGCACCAAGCCGGGCAGAAAATTGAGGCCTGCTTCAGCCCCGCGCGGCAGGTATACACCAACGCCATCGGCTCGCTGCACCTCGATGCCAGCACCATGCAGCTCATTATGATGGGCTACCTGCGGCCCGATTCGGAGGTAGCGCGTACGCACCTGGCAGCGCTCGAAGCCGAGTTGAAAACCCCCGAGGGCTTGTTCTACCGCTACCGCCACGCCGATGACTTTGGCACGCCCGAAACGACCTTCCTCATCTGCTCCTTTTGGTACATCGAAGCGCTGGCCTGCGTCGGCCGCCTCGACGACGCCGTACGCGAGTTCGAGAAGCTGCTCGGCTACACCAACCACCTAGGGCTGCTATCGGAGGACGTGGACGCCCGCACCGGTTCGCAGTGGGGCAACTTTCCGCAGGCCTACAGCCACGTGGGCTTGGTAAACGCCGCCTACCGCATTTCTAAAAAGCTCGACATGCCCAACTTCCTGTAA
- the pdxH gene encoding pyridoxamine 5'-phosphate oxidase translates to METTFAPAVSAGWAALLAETNALHLFQHWLDEAPLDGPVPMTLATVRPDGHPTARVVYLHGVPTDKTGFRFFTSLTSPKAQELEANPHAALTFYWSGLDRQVRVEGVVHPLPPDDATLAFSKRPRANQLGVWASPQSQVLSGPEELAERLHEATERFASQKAVPRPPQWGGYAVHPTMIEFWAGNPGDLPSRLRFERAPMGWQQVCLAP, encoded by the coding sequence ATGGAAACAACCTTTGCGCCGGCCGTATCGGCTGGCTGGGCCGCGCTGCTCGCCGAAACCAATGCCCTGCACCTTTTTCAGCATTGGCTCGACGAAGCCCCGCTCGATGGCCCCGTACCGATGACCTTGGCCACAGTGCGGCCCGATGGCCACCCCACGGCCCGCGTGGTGTACTTGCACGGCGTGCCCACCGACAAAACCGGTTTCCGGTTTTTTACCAGCCTCACCAGCCCCAAGGCCCAAGAGCTCGAAGCCAACCCCCACGCGGCGCTTACCTTTTACTGGTCGGGGCTCGATAGGCAAGTGCGCGTGGAGGGCGTGGTGCACCCGCTGCCACCCGACGACGCCACGCTCGCTTTCAGCAAACGACCTAGGGCCAACCAGCTTGGCGTGTGGGCCTCGCCGCAAAGCCAAGTACTCAGCGGCCCCGAGGAGTTGGCCGAACGCCTGCACGAGGCTACCGAGCGCTTTGCTAGCCAAAAAGCCGTGCCGCGCCCGCCGCAGTGGGGCGGCTACGCCGTGCACCCCACCATGATCGAGTTTTGGGCCGGCAACCCCGGCGACTTGCCCAGCCGCTTGCGCTTCGAGCGCGCGCCCATGGGATGGCAGCAAGTGTGCCTGGCTCCTTGA